One stretch of Glycine soja cultivar W05 chromosome 7, ASM419377v2, whole genome shotgun sequence DNA includes these proteins:
- the LOC114418043 gene encoding uncharacterized protein LOC114418043 — MRKSTSNRFTRGWGYFVYDPFTKECNHIPPFPDAHKETCLYAVGFLSQINDFEEEGNSNRCFWVVVVRSSMRMKYEFEVEVFYSGTRTWRQILMSCVDGFAFAPHWFLSFAFEGYLYFMGSRSILVLDPIFMICTTIDYPENADAMNIMSFGYLGCSGGTMRIADIGNNDLRVWELLIPGTWHLVHRTNLNLMEHLPTRFCSNYCKRVGGFHPYDGDIVYLHSYVDGIYAINLGTNKVVPISGYDKFDISPFQLELSSIPLADNDGK, encoded by the coding sequence CCTTTACCAAGGAATGTAATCACATACCTCCTTTTCCTGATGCGCATAAGGAAACATGTTTATACGCTGTTGGCTTCCTTTCCCAAATTAACGATTTTGAAGAAGAAGGAAATTCTAATCGCTGCTTTTGGGTGGTGGTTGTGAGATCCTCTATGAGAATGAAATATGAGTTTGAAGTGGAGGTTTTTTATTCGGGGACAAGAACATGGAGACAAATATTGATGAGTTGTGTGGATGGTTTTGCTTTTGCTCCTCATTGGTTTCTCAGTTTTGCATTTGAAGGGTACCTATATTTCATGGGAAGCAGGAGTATTCTTGTGTTGGATCCCATTTTCATGATTTGTACTACCATTGATTACCCTGAAAATGCTGATGCTATGAATATAATGAGCTTTGGGTACCTTGGATGCTCTGGTGGGACTATGAGGATTGCTGATATTGgcaataatgatttgagagtgTGGGAACTATTGATCCCTGGAACATGGCATTTGGTGCACAGGACCAATCTCAATCTCATGGAACATCTTCCCACCAGGTTCTGCAGTAATTATTGTAAGCGCGTAGGGGGGTTTCATCCCTATGATGGGGACATTGTTTATTTGCATTCCTATGTTGATGGGATTTACGCTATAAACCTGGGGACTAACAAAGTTGTGCCTATTTCTGGTTATGACAAATTTGATATTAGTCCCTTTCAATTGGAGCTCTCTTCAATTCCATTGGCAGACAATGATGGTAAGTAA